The genomic window GCGACACCCCGCGCGCCGCCACCAGGCCGCCCATCGAATGGCCCAGCACGATCAGCGGCAGCCGCCCGTCCATGCGCCGGTGCGTGTCGTCGATGACGGCCGCCAGGTCGGTCAGCAGGCGGTCGTCCTCGGGCAGCGCGCCGCGCGCGCCGGCCGAGTGGCCGTGCCCGTGCTGGTCGTAGCCGCGCACGGCAAAACCCCATGCGTTCAGCTGGTCGGCCAGCTCCTGGTAGCGGCCGATGTGCTCGCCCAACCCGTGCACCAGCAGCACCACGCCGCGCACCGGCTGGCCGGCGGGCAGGGGCCAGTCGCGCAGCGCCAGCGCGTCGCCGTGCGGCGGCCGCAGTTGGCTGGAGATGCCCGCCACCATCAGGGCATGCGGGCGATGACTTCGGCCACGGCAGCGGTCAGGCGCTTGGCGTAGGCCAGGTGCAGGAACTCGTTGGGTCCGTGGGCGTTGCTCTTGGGGCCCAGCACGCCGCAGACCATCATCTGCGAGGTGGGAAAGCCTTCGCTCAACTGGCTCATCAGCGGAATGGTGCCGCCCTGGCCGATGTAGCCGCAGGGCGCGCCGAAGTGGGCGAGGGACGCGGCATCCAGCGCCTGCGCGAACCAGGGCGCCGAGGCGGGGGCGTTCCAGCCGGTGGCGGCGCCGCCCGCGCTGTCGAACGTGACCTTGGCCTGATACGGCGCGTTGTCTTCCAGCAGGCGCTTCATCTGCTGCACCGCCTGCGCGGCGTCCACCAGCGGCGGCAGGCGCAGGCTGAGCTTAAAGGCGGTGTAGGGGCGCAGCACGTTGCCGGCGTCCTGCAGCGCGGGCAGGCCCTCGGCGCCGGTCACGCTGAGCGTGGGCCGCCAGGTGCGCGCCAGCAGGGCCTCGACCGGGTCGCCCGACATGGGCAGCACGGATTGATCCTTGCCGCCGCAGTCGTAATGCACCCAGGGGTAGCGCTTGAACAGGTCGTCGCCCAGGATGCGCGCCGTGGCCTGGGCCTGCTCGATGCGCTCGGCCGGGATGTCGCAGTGAAAGCTGGCGGGCAGCAGGCGACCGGTGGCCGAGTCTTCCAGCCGGTCGAGCACCTGGCGCAGGATGCGGAAGCTGCTGGGCACCAGGCCCGAGGCATCGCCCGAGTGCACGCCTTCGGTCAGCACCTCGACCTTGAGCGTGCCCGCCGCCATGCCGCGCAGGCTGGTGGTCAGCCACAGCTGGTCGTAGTTGCCGGCGCCCGAGTCCAGGCACACCACCAGGCCCACGTCGCCCAGGCGCGGGCGCAGGGCGTCGATGTAGGGCAGCAGGTCGGGCGAGCCGCTTTCCTCGCTGGTCTCGATCAGGCCGACGATGCGCGGGTGCGGCAGCTTTTGCGCCTTCAGGGCCTGCACGGCGGCGATGGCTGCGTACACCGCATAGCCGTCGTCGGCGCCGCCGCGGCCGTAGAGCTTGCCGTCTTCCAGCCGGGGCGTCCACGGCCCCAGGTCGGCGCGCCAGCCGCTGAACTCGGGCTGCTTGTCCAGGTGGCCATACATGAGCGCCGTTTGGGTGGCCCCAGCCTTGGTGCCCTCGATCTCGAAAAAGATCACCGGCGTGCGCCCGTCGATGCGCACCACCTCCAGCTTGAGGCCGGGCACCTTCTGCGCCTCGACCCACTGTGCGGCGTTGCGCACCACGGTGTCGATGAAGCCGTGCTGGGCCCAGGACGGATCGAAGGCCAGCGACTTGGCCGGGATGGCGATGTAGTCGGTGAGCTGGCGCACGATGTCGCCGTCCCACTGCGCATCGATCTGGCGCCGCGCGGCGGCGGCATCCATGACGGCGGCGAGTTCGGGTGCGTGGGGGGCGTTCATGGTGGGGATCTCCGACAGGACGACGATCCCCTCACTCTACGTCAAGACGCGGCGCCTCGCCCACCACACCGCGCCCGTTCAGAAAAAGTGCCGCACGCCGATTTCGTAGCCGGAGGCGGAGTGGCCCAGGGTGTTGACCGGAACCGCCATGCCCTGCGCCGACACGGCGCGGTTGGCGCCGTCGCTGTTGCTGACGAAGCCGGCGCTGACGTACAGCATGGTGCGCCTGGAGAAGTTGTAGGCATAGCCCAGCCCCAGCTTGCGCCAGTTGGCGTCGGCCGCGCCGCCGCTGGTGCGGTAGTCGCCGATGCTGGCGCGCACCTGGTGGACGCCGAATTGGGCCGTGGCGCCGATCTGGATGGCGCGCACCGAGGAGCCGCCGTCGCGCCGCTCCTGCGTCCAGATCAGGGCCGGCTTGATGGTGCCGAAGTCGTAGCTGGCGCCCACGTTGGCGATCTTGAGCTTGCCGGCGCCGCTGAAGTCCAGTTGCGCCGCCGCCAGCGAGAGGTTCAGCGGGCCGTTGGCATAGCCCCCGCGAAAACCGCGGTAGGTCTTGCTGGTGGGTATCGAGGCCGGCCCCCAGGCGTACTGCAGCTGGCCATAGAAGCCGCCCAGGTTCTTGGGCAGGAAGTAGCTGACCGCGTTGCTGATCTGGATCGGCGCGCCGTTCATGACGAAGCTCTGGGTGCCCGCCACGCCGTTGGTCAGGAAGGGGTCGAAGATCAGCGTGTTCAGGAAGGTGGCCGAGTCGTCACGGCCCAGGCGCAGTTCGCCAAACGGGCCCGTCAGGCTGACGGTGGCGCGCCGGTTCCAGAAGTTGCCCGCGGGGCCGCCGGCGCTGCCGTCCTTGGCGTTCAGGCCCGACTCGAACCAGAAGCCCGCGCCGTAGCCGCTGCCCAGGTCTTCCGTGCCGCGCAGGCCGATGCGCGAGATGTTGCCGCCGCTGTGCGACATGCCGGTGGTGCTGCCGCCACCGTTGCTCAGGTGCGTGGCCGCCAGGTCCACCGTGCCGAAGATCGTCGCCTGGCTGGCTTGCGCCCAGGCCGGCGTCGCGCCGACGGTGCCCAGAACCAGGGCCGCGGCAAGTGCGTGGGTTTTCATGAATCGCTCCTCTTTCTCGTGTATCGGGCCGCTGGGTTCGGCCCTGGTCTAAAAAAATCGTTCCGGCTTCAGATGTCCAGCACCAGGCGCTGGCCCTTGCAGCGCGACACGCAGATCATCATGGTCTTGCCGGCCTGCTTCTCGCTCTTGGTCAACACGCTGTCGTGGTGCTCCAGCTCGCCATCGCATTCGATGACGGCCGTCTCGCAGGTGCCGCACACGCCCTCCATGCAGCTGCAGTCGGGGCTCAGGCCGGCGTCGGTCAGCGCGTCCAGAATCGACTTGCCGGCCGGCACCGGCACCGTCTTGCCGCTCTTGGCGCACACCACGTCGAAGCCGCTGCCGGGCGCCGCGGCGGGTGCCGGCGCGGCCGTGAAGCGCTCGATGTGGGTGTTGGCCCAGCCCAGCTGCGCGCAGGCCTCCTCGAAGGCGTTGAGCATAGGCGTGGGGCCGCAGCAGTAGTAGTGGCTGTCGGCACCCTTGCCGGCCAGCAGCTCGTGCAGGTAGGGCGGTCCGCTCTGCTCGTCGTCGAAGTGCAGGGTCAGCGGCACGGCGTGCGCGCGCGCCAGCGCCTCGATGGCGTCGACGAAGGCGGCGTCCTTGCGGCTGCGCGCGCAGTAGATGAACTCCACCGGCCGGCCCTGCGCCACCAGGTGCTGCAGCATGCCGAACATGGGCGTGACGCCGATGCCGCCGGCCACCAGGATGCTGCGCGGGGCCGCGTCGTCCAGCTTGAAGTTGTTGCGCGGCGGATCGATCGGCACCGTGCTGCCCACGCGCAACTGCTGGTGCACGTACAGCGAGCCGCCGCGGCTGTTGCGGTCGCGCGCCACGCCGACGACGTAGCGCCCGCGCTCGGCGTCGGAGTTGCACAGCGAGTAGCTGCGCGACAGGCCGTTGGGCAGGTGCAGGTTGATGTGCGAGCCGGCCTCGAAGGGCGGGAACTCGACCTCGCCGGTGGCCGGGCGCAGCTCCACGCTGACGACCTCGCTGGCTTCCCAACGAATCGCGTAAACCAGGGCCGAAAGCGTGGGGCTGGACATGGGTGGCGGCTCCTGCAGCGCGTCAGGCGCGGGCCTTTTCGGCCTCGATCTGCTCCTGCGCCGCGCTGCGCATGACGCGGCGCAGCCGCACCACGCCCATGTCGTGGTCGTACAGGTGCTCGTGCTCGTTGGCGTTGGGCGCCAGGTCTTCCAGCAGCACGCGGTCCTGCTCCAGCACGTGCCAGTGGCGCGCCTCGAGCCGGTCGCGGTACAGGAAGCGCCAGGTGTCGCGCGCCCAGCCCGGCGCCACCTTGCGCACGCGCCAGAAATACACGCCGCACAGGTTGGGCGCAATCGGCGTGACCATGCCGATGATGATGAAGCCGCCGCCGGGGCCGCCGGTCTTGGGGTAGGGGATCTCCAGCTTCACCGTCTGGATGCCGGTGTCGGCAAACTCGGACCAGTCGAAGTTGACGTCACGCTGGCCCTCCTTGGCAAACAGGAAGCCGGTTTCGGTCGCCTCGATGCCGAACTTCATCTGCGTGGCGCCCTGCGACATGGCGTGCGACTGCTTGTGCAGGAAGGTGCCGTGCATCGGGTCGAGCACGTTGTCCAGCACGTAGCGGTAGTCGCACTTCCACTCCACGTAGCACAGGAAGCGCGAGAACTGCGCGTCGTCGGCCAGCTCGGGCGGCAGCACCAGCGGCGGCGGCGTGTCCACCGGCTTGCTCGCGTTGTAGACGAACAGCGTGTCGGCCACCTCGGCCACGTGGTAGTTGAAGGTGGCGCGCGCGCCCTCCAGCTTGCAGCCGGGGCTGGCGGGCACCGAGGTGGCCACGCCGTCGCAGCGCACTTCCACGCCGTGGTAGGGGCACTTGAGGGTGTCGTTCAGGATGGCGCCCTGCGACAGCTTGGCGCCGCGGTGCGGACAGCGGTCTTCCAGTGCGTGCGCCTTGCCGTCGGTGCCGCGCCACACCGCCAGCGTGGTGCCCAGGCGCTGCAGCGACACGGGTTTTTCCTTGATGAAGGATGCCGGGCACAGCGCGTACCAGCGGTCCTTCAGGCCTTCTTCCAGCCGCTTGGCGACGGCGTCCTGTTGCGTTGGGCTCATGGTGGATCTCCTGTCTTGATGCGGTTTTCAGTACCCCAGCGTCTTCATGACGGCGGCGTAGTTGGCCTCGGTCCAGGGCTGGTTGTCGGGCGTGGTCGAGTTCTGGCTGTTGAGGTGGGCCACCAGGCCCGGCAGGTCGTAGACACCGGCGCCGAAGGCGCGCTCGATGGCGTCGCCCAGCAGGCTTTCGTAGCTGGTGGGCGGGCGCTTCTGCGCCTGGCGCGGCTGCAGGTAGCGGTCGTGCGCCTCGCTGGCCGCCGGTTGCGTGTTGTCGATGATCTTGATCATCTGGATGGTGCCTTCGGACATCGCGGTCTCCTGGGGTGCTGAATGAAAGGAATGGGGGTCATTGCGCCTGGATGTGGCGGCTCTTGAGCACGCCGGCCCAGACGGCGGTTTCGTCCCGGATGGCCTGGTCGAAGGCCGCCGGGCTCATGGTGGCCTGGCTCATGCCCTGGGCCGTCAGGCGCTGCTTGACCTCGGGCTCGGCCAGGATCGCGGCGGCGTCCCTGGCGAGTTGCCCGGCCACCTCGGCCGGCGTGCCGGCCGGCGCCAGCAAGCCGTACCACGAGGTCACGTCCACGCCCTTGACGCCTTGCTCGGCCAGCGTGGGAATCTCGGGCGCGGCCGGGATGCGTTTGGCCTGGGTGGTGGCCAGGGCCAGCAGCTTGCCGTCCTGGATGAAGGGCAGTGCCGCCGGCAGGTTGGTGAACATGAGCGGCACCACGCCGCCCATCACGTCGTTGAGCGCCGGCGGCGTGCCCTTGTAGGCCACGTGCAGCATGTCGATGCCGGTGCGCTCCTTGAACAGCTCGCCGGCCAGGTGCAGGCCGCTGCCCACGCCGGGCGAGGCATACGACAGCGTGCCGGGCTTGGCCTTGGCGCGCGCGATCAGATCGGCAATCGACCGGATGCCGCTGGCCTTGCCCGTCACGATGACGTTGGGCGCGGCGGCCAGCATGGTGACGGGCACGAAGTCCTTGCGGATGTCGAAGGGAAAGTTCGGCATCAGCGTCGGGTTGATGGTGAGGTTGCCCGCTGGAATGACGAGCAGCGTGTGGCCGTCGCCCTTGGCGCGCTTGACCTTCTCCATGCCGATGTTGCCGGCCGCGCCGGTGGCGTTCTCGACCACGGCGGGGGTCTTGTAGCGCGCGCTCAGGCCCTCGGCCAGCACGCGCGCCAGCGTGTCGGTGGGGCCGCCGGGCGGAAAGGGCGACACCAGGGTGAAGCGCTCGGACGACAGGGCCTTGCCGACGTCGGCCGCACCCTGCGCCGCGGCGGGCAATGCCGTGGCCAGGGCGGCCATCGCCATGCCGATCCAGCAGATTCGTTTCATCGGGTTCATTCCTTCACACCGTCTTCAATCGGCCAATGCCACCTGCCAGGCGTCGTAACCGTAGACCCAGTCGGCGTTGCCGCCCTGCTTGAGCCATTCGTTGCCGCGCGAGCCGCGCTGCACCCTGGCGGTGCGCTCCTTGCGGGTGTTTTCATAACGGGCCAGCGCCGCCGCCACGCCCGGCTGGTCCACGCCCTGCAGGGCACGCGCCAGCACCACCGCGTCCTCCAGCGCCATGCAGGCGCCCTGGGCCATGAAGGGCACCATCGGGTGGCAGGCATCGCCCAGCAGCGTGACCGCGCCCTGGGACCATTGCGGCATGGGCTCGCGCACGTACAGCGCGGACTTGGTCACCTCGGTGCAGGCGTCGAGCAGCGCGCGTGCCTCGGGATGGAAGTCCTGGTAGATGCGGCGCAGCTCGTGCAC from Burkholderiaceae bacterium includes these protein-coding regions:
- a CDS encoding M20/M25/M40 family metallo-hydrolase, whose product is MNAPHAPELAAVMDAAAARRQIDAQWDGDIVRQLTDYIAIPAKSLAFDPSWAQHGFIDTVVRNAAQWVEAQKVPGLKLEVVRIDGRTPVIFFEIEGTKAGATQTALMYGHLDKQPEFSGWRADLGPWTPRLEDGKLYGRGGADDGYAVYAAIAAVQALKAQKLPHPRIVGLIETSEESGSPDLLPYIDALRPRLGDVGLVVCLDSGAGNYDQLWLTTSLRGMAAGTLKVEVLTEGVHSGDASGLVPSSFRILRQVLDRLEDSATGRLLPASFHCDIPAERIEQAQATARILGDDLFKRYPWVHYDCGGKDQSVLPMSGDPVEALLARTWRPTLSVTGAEGLPALQDAGNVLRPYTAFKLSLRLPPLVDAAQAVQQMKRLLEDNAPYQAKVTFDSAGGAATGWNAPASAPWFAQALDAASLAHFGAPCGYIGQGGTIPLMSQLSEGFPTSQMMVCGVLGPKSNAHGPNEFLHLAYAKRLTAAVAEVIARMP
- a CDS encoding porin is translated as MKTHALAAALVLGTVGATPAWAQASQATIFGTVDLAATHLSNGGGSTTGMSHSGGNISRIGLRGTEDLGSGYGAGFWFESGLNAKDGSAGGPAGNFWNRRATVSLTGPFGELRLGRDDSATFLNTLIFDPFLTNGVAGTQSFVMNGAPIQISNAVSYFLPKNLGGFYGQLQYAWGPASIPTSKTYRGFRGGYANGPLNLSLAAAQLDFSGAGKLKIANVGASYDFGTIKPALIWTQERRDGGSSVRAIQIGATAQFGVHQVRASIGDYRTSGGAADANWRKLGLGYAYNFSRRTMLYVSAGFVSNSDGANRAVSAQGMAVPVNTLGHSASGYEIGVRHFF
- a CDS encoding oxidoreductase, with the protein product MSSPTLSALVYAIRWEASEVVSVELRPATGEVEFPPFEAGSHINLHLPNGLSRSYSLCNSDAERGRYVVGVARDRNSRGGSLYVHQQLRVGSTVPIDPPRNNFKLDDAAPRSILVAGGIGVTPMFGMLQHLVAQGRPVEFIYCARSRKDAAFVDAIEALARAHAVPLTLHFDDEQSGPPYLHELLAGKGADSHYYCCGPTPMLNAFEEACAQLGWANTHIERFTAAPAPAAAPGSGFDVVCAKSGKTVPVPAGKSILDALTDAGLSPDCSCMEGVCGTCETAVIECDGELEHHDSVLTKSEKQAGKTMMICVSRCKGQRLVLDI
- a CDS encoding aromatic ring-hydroxylating dioxygenase subunit alpha — protein: MSPTQQDAVAKRLEEGLKDRWYALCPASFIKEKPVSLQRLGTTLAVWRGTDGKAHALEDRCPHRGAKLSQGAILNDTLKCPYHGVEVRCDGVATSVPASPGCKLEGARATFNYHVAEVADTLFVYNASKPVDTPPPLVLPPELADDAQFSRFLCYVEWKCDYRYVLDNVLDPMHGTFLHKQSHAMSQGATQMKFGIEATETGFLFAKEGQRDVNFDWSEFADTGIQTVKLEIPYPKTGGPGGGFIIIGMVTPIAPNLCGVYFWRVRKVAPGWARDTWRFLYRDRLEARHWHVLEQDRVLLEDLAPNANEHEHLYDHDMGVVRLRRVMRSAAQEQIEAEKARA
- a CDS encoding tripartite tricarboxylate transporter substrate binding protein; translation: MKRICWIGMAMAALATALPAAAQGAADVGKALSSERFTLVSPFPPGGPTDTLARVLAEGLSARYKTPAVVENATGAAGNIGMEKVKRAKGDGHTLLVIPAGNLTINPTLMPNFPFDIRKDFVPVTMLAAAPNVIVTGKASGIRSIADLIARAKAKPGTLSYASPGVGSGLHLAGELFKERTGIDMLHVAYKGTPPALNDVMGGVVPLMFTNLPAALPFIQDGKLLALATTQAKRIPAAPEIPTLAEQGVKGVDVTSWYGLLAPAGTPAEVAGQLARDAAAILAEPEVKQRLTAQGMSQATMSPAAFDQAIRDETAVWAGVLKSRHIQAQ